One stretch of Leptospira mtsangambouensis DNA includes these proteins:
- the feoB gene encoding ferrous iron transport protein B: MKDKRIYLVGNPNCGKSTLFNQLTGLKQKTGNFSGVTVEKREGTLVLDQSEWTITDLPGTYGLGGIAEDKKIAYEVLLSRKPDEQVIYVLDALNLERGLQFLLQIIDMGVPTLVVLTMKDVLEKKRIQLDLEKLKKSIGLQFLLVNAKSGEGVDDLKEVLKDPNQFRKCPRLWKWGAKEESFLKTTKQKLGINTNEAEFFLSQSLKYLNKDPNLSEERYFVKFPDETKNWLRSEVEGKGYSFFYQEEMIYRSFFIKKVLVDVITYPKTTPGGWEEKLDRVLLHPVLGFICFFLLMGFLFQSLFSFAELPMDLIESGITDLQLFTESFMDEGLLRSLLTEGIIGGVGSVIVFIPQIALLFLFIGILEESGYLARASFLMDRIMGKFGLSGKSFIPLLSSAACAVPAILGTRTIENKSDRFTTIMVSPLIMCSARYPVYILIVGTVFSFPPVFGIFNVQGFVLFSMFFLGMITSFGFAFLFRKTVFKEDSSYFVMELPRYNVPSMKSLFHTVYGKVKSFLSTAGQIILYISVLLWFLSHFPAEYKDRKWNTSPIESSYIGTIGKVMEPTIEPLGFDWKIGISILTSFAAREVMVSTLAVLYGSEENEEGESLRSTLRTEKRADGSLVWTPLSGLSLLVFFAFASQCMSTLAVTKKETGTILWPIVQFLYMTILAFTASFLIFQLGKILGFA, from the coding sequence ATGAAAGACAAACGAATTTATTTAGTTGGAAATCCCAACTGCGGGAAATCAACTTTATTCAACCAACTCACTGGTCTCAAACAAAAAACAGGAAACTTCAGTGGAGTCACTGTAGAAAAAAGAGAAGGGACTTTGGTATTAGACCAGTCAGAATGGACCATCACCGACTTACCGGGAACATACGGTCTTGGTGGGATTGCGGAAGACAAAAAAATTGCTTACGAAGTATTACTTTCAAGAAAACCAGATGAACAAGTCATTTATGTTTTGGATGCGTTAAATCTAGAAAGAGGACTCCAGTTTTTATTACAAATCATAGACATGGGCGTTCCAACACTTGTTGTTCTAACTATGAAGGATGTGTTAGAGAAAAAAAGAATCCAATTGGATTTAGAAAAACTTAAAAAATCCATTGGCCTCCAATTTTTATTGGTCAACGCTAAGTCTGGAGAAGGTGTTGATGATTTAAAAGAAGTTTTAAAAGATCCAAATCAATTTCGAAAATGCCCTAGGTTATGGAAATGGGGAGCAAAAGAAGAATCTTTTTTAAAAACAACAAAACAAAAATTAGGAATCAATACCAACGAAGCAGAATTCTTTTTATCACAATCATTAAAATATCTAAATAAAGATCCCAATCTAAGTGAAGAACGTTATTTTGTTAAGTTCCCTGATGAAACAAAAAATTGGTTACGATCTGAAGTAGAAGGCAAAGGGTATTCCTTTTTTTACCAAGAGGAAATGATCTACCGCTCTTTTTTCATTAAAAAAGTTTTGGTAGATGTGATTACCTATCCTAAAACCACTCCAGGAGGTTGGGAAGAAAAACTGGATCGAGTACTGTTACACCCTGTCCTCGGATTTATATGTTTTTTTCTTTTAATGGGTTTTCTCTTCCAAAGTTTATTTAGTTTTGCTGAACTTCCGATGGATTTAATCGAATCAGGGATCACCGACTTACAATTATTTACCGAATCTTTCATGGATGAAGGTTTGCTTAGATCTCTTTTGACAGAAGGAATCATTGGAGGAGTAGGAAGTGTGATTGTGTTTATTCCTCAGATTGCCCTACTCTTTTTATTTATTGGAATCTTAGAAGAATCCGGATATTTAGCACGTGCTAGTTTTTTAATGGATCGAATCATGGGTAAGTTCGGATTGTCTGGAAAATCTTTTATTCCCCTGCTCTCTTCTGCTGCTTGTGCAGTTCCCGCTATCCTTGGAACAAGAACTATCGAAAACAAATCCGATCGATTTACAACGATTATGGTATCTCCTCTTATCATGTGTTCTGCGAGATATCCTGTTTACATATTGATTGTTGGGACTGTATTTAGTTTTCCACCTGTATTCGGAATTTTTAATGTCCAAGGGTTTGTTTTGTTTTCGATGTTTTTTCTCGGAATGATAACAAGTTTTGGATTTGCTTTTCTTTTTCGAAAAACAGTATTTAAAGAAGACTCTTCTTATTTTGTAATGGAACTCCCTAGATACAATGTTCCTTCTATGAAAAGTTTGTTTCATACTGTATACGGGAAGGTAAAATCATTTTTATCCACAGCCGGCCAAATCATTTTATACATTTCCGTTTTACTCTGGTTTCTAAGTCACTTCCCTGCAGAGTATAAAGACCGAAAGTGGAACACTAGCCCGATCGAATCTTCTTATATTGGAACAATAGGAAAGGTGATGGAACCAACAATTGAACCACTGGGGTTTGATTGGAAAATTGGTATTTCTATCCTAACTTCTTTCGCAGCAAGAGAAGTAATGGTTTCCACCTTAGCTGTGCTATATGGTTCTGAGGAAAATGAAGAAGGTGAATCACTCCGATCGACACTTCGCACAGAAAAAAGAGCTGATGGATCGCTTGTATGGACACCGCTTTCTGGTTTGTCACTTTTAGTATTTTTTGCTTTTGCCAGCCAATGTATGTCAACACTTGCTGTCACAAAAAAAGAAACCGGCACAATATTATGGCCAATCGTTCAGTTTTTATATATGACCATCCTTGCCTTCACTGCTTCCTTTCTAATTTTTCAGTTGGGAAAAATTCTAGGATTTGCATAA